GAAAACCAATCTACATAATAAAGAGAGTCCTTGGCCCCGGGAATTAAGAAAATACTTTTGCTGATAATAAAGCTGGCAGTAAGTTCCGGTCTGCTTTATTATGTTTTGTCAAATGCAGGAACAGACAAAGTATTTTCTATCATGAAAACAATAAATCCATCTGCCTTCTTACTGACAATTCTTTTATATGTCTTTTCCATTTATATATCAACAATAAGATGGAGGATGCTTCTCCCAGAAGAATTCAGGACAAAAAAACTTTTTTCCTATTATCTGATAGGTTCTTTTTTCAATACATTTCTCCCCGGCCTTATAGGAGGAGATGCTGTAAAGACCTATTATTTATACAAGGATATCAACTGCGGAAGCACAAGTCTGGCCTCTGTCTTTATGGACAGATATGTGGGATTTGCAGCAATTATGTTGATCGCAATTTTTTCCTATATTGCAGGCTACAGCTACATTAAAGGCACTCTTATAGAATGGCTTCTGCCTGTAATCATCATCTCATTTATTATTGTCAGCCTGATGATATTCGGGCTGCGTTTCGGCAAAAAAATAAAAATTATTTCAGATTTTTACAATTATTTCGACGAATACAAAAACAGCAGAAGCCTTATATTAAAAACACTTTTACTCTCCTTGTTAATTCAGATAATAAGCACCTTTTCCCTGTATGTAATTTCACTCGGATTAGGACAGGAAATTCCCCTTATATACTTTTTTATTTTCTTTCCGATAATAATCACTATCTCAACTCTGCCTGTCTCGATCTCAGGACTTGGAATAAGAGAATGGTCTTTTGTACTTTTATTCGGGCTTATTGGTATAGGAGCAGAGACAGCTACAGCAATGTCTTTCGCATGGTTTTTAGCCCTGGCATGCGGCGGACTTGCAGGACTAATTGAATATCTAAGGTTAAAGAAATGAAAGGGAAAATAATTGCAATCAACATAAGCGCTAAGAAAAGTGTCCGCAAAAAACCGATTCAAGAGGCTGTAATCCGGACAAACTATGGGATAGAAGGCGATGCACATGCATCAGGTGAATGGCACAGGCAGATAAGCCTGCTTGCAATCGAGAGCATCAAAAAAATGCAGGCTCTTGGACTGAAAGTAAATCCCGGAGACTTTGCCGAGAATCTGACAACCGAAGGGATTGTTCTCCCAGAACTGCCGATTGGGACAAAGATGAGAATAGGCAATGTTGAGCTGGAAGTCAGTCAGATAGGCAAAGAATGCCACACGAGGTGCAGCATATATTATCAGGCAGGCGACTGTGTAATGCCCAAGGAAGGCATCTTCGTCAAGGTTTTAAAAGGCGGCAGGATAAAAACAGGCGATGAGGTCATTGTAGGATGATAAGCGTTGCCATACTCACACTGAGTGATAAAGGTTCAAGGGGTGAGAGAGAGGATTTAAGCGGTCCTGCGATTAAGGAAACACTCAAATCAATTCAGGCGGAGATCAAATATTATGATATTATCCCTGATGAAAAAAATCTGATTAAAAACAAATTGCTCGAATATTCCGACAAAGTCGACCTTATAATAACAACAGGCGGGACAGGACTTTCACCTAGAGATGTTACTCCGGATGCAACGCTTGAGGTCATTGAAAAAGAGATACCCGGCATCCCGGAAATAATGAGAATAGAAGGCCTTAAAAAAACAAGGAGATCAATGCTTTCAAGAGCAGTTGCCGGTGTAAAGGGAAAGACATTAATAATAAACCTGCCGGGAAGTCCCAAGGCAGTAAAAGAGAATCTCGCCGCGGTATTGGATGTAATTCAGCACGCAGTAGAAAAGATCAAAGGCGATACTTCTGAATGCGGCGGGATATAAAATAAATCTTTAAAAAGAAAGGTTGACTATGAAAGATGTCTCAGTATCCTTTGCATTTATAGCAGGTCTTTTGTCATTCCTGTCTCCATGCGTTCTTCCTCTGCTTCCATCATACATCTCTTTTATAACCGGCATTTCTTTTGAGGAATTAACTGCTGATGCAGACAAAAAAAGAATCAGAACACTCACTATTAAACATTCATTATTATTCATAGCAGGATTTTCTCTAATATTCATCCTGCTGGGCGCTTCATCTTCTTATCTAGGGAGAGTTTTATTTGAATATAAAGACTGGATCAGGATTGTAGGCGGGGTTGTAATCATCATCTTCGGACTCTCAATATCAGGGATTCTCAATATAAGTCTGCTAATGAGAGAGAAAAAAATACATCTGAGCAGCAAACCTGCTGGATATTTAGGAACGGTTATTGTAGGAATGACATTTGCAACAGGATGGACCCCATGCATAGGTCCGATACTTGGAACAATCCTTATTTATGCCGGATCAAAAGCCTCGATGCTTGAGGGGATAAAATTGCTGGCTATATATTCCGCAGGCCTTGCGCTCCCCTTTCTGGCCGCATCGCTTGCCATCAACAGTTTTCTGAATTACTCAAAAAAACTCCAACGCTATCTGCGTTTCGTGATGACAGCAGGCGGAGTTATACTTATTCTTTTCGGCATATTGCTCGTTACAGATCAGCTTAGAATAATAGCGGCGCTCGTGCCAAGTTTAGAGATAAGTTCATTTTAGATTTTTATCAAAATTTTTAGCTGAAAGAGGCCGAATGCAATTTTCTGAATCAGACAGTGATGAACAAAACAGAAAAATAAAAGAAGAAATAAGTCATAGGGTAAAAATCCTTAATCGTATTTACATCTTTATAGTTTTTGCTATCCTTCTCCTGATTGCAAGATTTTTATATTCACCTTCAGGTCATACTGAAACTCTTTTTGCTATAACTGTCATGTGCATTGCTGCATTGTTGATTGTAGCAGCGCTATACCAAACCAGAGATATTACGAAAAATGCCTTGGATAAAATAGACGACCATAAAATCCAGCTGAGAAATCTATTAAAACCGGCACAGGACATCAGAGACATTGATCATGGTGAAGTACTCCTTGAAAGCATTGTTGAATATGCTGTTGAGACTATAAAAGCTGACGCAGCCTCACTTCTTTTTATTGAAAAAGACAGGCTTGTATTCAGAATAGTTGTCGGAAGCAAAAGGGCTGCTTTGTTAGGGCTTGCAATCCCTAAATCTCAGGGCATAGGAGGATGGATTGTCGAGAAAAACAGCATTGTAAGCATTAATAATGTTATGGAAGATTCAAGATTCTATCCTGATGTAGATAAGATTACAGGTTACAAAACAAATTCCATACTATGTGCGCCTGTATTCAAAGATTCTACAACAATAGGAGTCCTGGAATTAATAAATAAAAAACACGGCTCCTTCAGCGACGAAGACAAAAAATTAATTGCGTACTATGCTGACCAGATATCCATAGCAATCGGAAAAGACTTTCTTTACAAGGAGCAGCAGCGTAATAAAAAATATATTGAAAATATTCTTGATATTATAGAAGAAGCAAATGACGAAGCTTAGACAAAAATTTTTCCAATAGCCGATTCCTCAACTGTGCCCTTCCTGAGAATTTTAATATTCTCTTCGCTTACATCAACTATTGTTGACGGCATTCTGCCAGAAGTCTTTCCTCCATCTATAACTATATCGATTCTTTTTTTAAAATATTCTATTACCTCATCTGCGGATCCAGCAGGTTTTGACGCTGAAAGATTAGCGCTCGTAGTCGTTATCGGAAACCCTGACAATTCAGCAAACCTCAATGCTATAGACTCTCCGGGAATCCTCACCGCGACTTTGCCTGTTTTTCCAGTTATATAGATCGAGAGCTCCTTTTTTGCCTTGAATACAAGAGTAAGAGGGCCCGGCCAGAATTTTTTAATCAGCAATTCAGCTTTGTCGTTCACATCTTCCGTAAGCAAAGAAAGCATTTTTTTACTGCCAATTATCAAAGGAAAAGGTTTATCATCTTCTCTGCTTTTTAATTCATACAGCCTTTTTAAGGCGTTTTCATTATCGAACTTTGCGCCGAGGCCATAAAATGTTTCTGTGGGATATGCTACGATGCCGCCTTTGTGCAAAACAGCAGCAGCTTCTTTCAAAACCTCTTCAAGATTATCTTCAGTGATCTTTATGAGCATTGGTTTTTATCTCCGTGAAAATTGTTTTATAATATCATAAATTGCGAGAGCATGAGTAGAGGGATTTCCTTCATATAACGCAGAAGCATAAGATTATTTTAGCTCTGAAGTTTTCTTGACAAAACTTATCGACAGATATAGAATCATAAAAAAAAATAAACATGCGCCATAAAAAATGCATTAATTATCACCGGCTAATATGAATAATATCGATAAACTTCTTGTTGAGGAAAAGGCCAAATCTGATCTGCAGAGCTTAAAACAAAGAAAAATCTTACGGATAATTGCGATATTCCTGTTACCTATATTTCTTGGCATTGGTTTTTTTTCATTCCTCTCGTTATTTAAGGCATTATCCAAACAAAAATTTATTGCTATATCTGCCATAATCATAATATATTCGTTACTGGCAGGCTTGGTTGAATATATAATAAAAACCAAAACAAAGAATCAAAATAAAATATTATCTTTTATTGTTCAGGTCGTCCTATTCGGGCTCTTGTCAGTCATAATGATAAGATTAATTGAAAACTAAAATGAAGGTGACATTTAACAAAAAAATTGCAACTGATAATAAACTGACGGTTAAAGCAGGCCTCTGTGCCCTGGCGGCTGATGGCTGTCGTTTTGTGAGGATAATAATCAATGTTTGATAATTCAATAATTAAAAAGACACGTCAAATGTGGAAGCTGAATTTAGCCTTCATTTTAATTCTTCTAGGCACTGTTGCACTGTTCGGCGGCATTACAATAGCAGATACAACGCTAACTGCTCTGACTGCAATATTAATAATCGGTGGCATTATCATCAGTCTACTAAGCTTAATATTTTTGATTGTTGCCTTACGCTGCCCAAATTGTAGGGCAGCTTGGTTCTGGCATGGCATCAGCGGTCATAGCCCGAGTAATTGGTTATTCTGGCTGATGTCACGAACTGAATGCCCGAACTGCAAAAAATGATTTGCAAATCAATGACAAAAATGTAACGTTCGCATAAAGGAAAACTAGAGACACTTCCCGCATTTTATTGATAAGCCGAAACATGAGAAAAACTAAATAATGAATCAGCTGTTATTTCTTCTTTTTTCTCACTCTTATCGTATTACCATGCGCTTCGAGCCCTTCTGCGTCAGCGATTGATTCTACTGTAGAGGCGAGTTTATCGAATCCTTTTTTTGAGAATGAGAGCAGGCTTGTGCGTTTGATGAAATCATAAACTCCAAGCGGAGATGAAAATCTTGCTGTTCTGCCTGTTGGAAGCGTGTGATTAGGCCCTGCAGAATAATCTCCAAGAGCTTCTGGTGTCCATTGTCCAATAAAAACTGCTCCTGCATTTTTTATCATTGGAATAACATATTCAGGCTTTTTGATTATAATCTCAAGATGCTCAGGTGCAATTTCATTAGAGATCGAAACAGCATCTTTTATATTTTTTGTGATAATAACAGCTCCGTACTTATCGATGGATTTGTACGCAATCGTATTTCTTTTCAATTTTAAAAGCTGAATTTCGAGCTCCTTCGTCACCCTTTGAGCAAAATTTTCAGAATCTGTAACAAGAACTGAAGACGCAAATTCATCATGCTCTGCCTGGCTCAGCAAATCTGCTGCAACAAATGACGGAACAGCAGATTTATCCGCTATTATTAAAATCTC
This genomic window from Nitrospiraceae bacterium contains:
- a CDS encoding cytochrome c biogenesis protein CcdA, with translation MKDVSVSFAFIAGLLSFLSPCVLPLLPSYISFITGISFEELTADADKKRIRTLTIKHSLLFIAGFSLIFILLGASSSYLGRVLFEYKDWIRIVGGVVIIIFGLSISGILNISLLMREKKIHLSSKPAGYLGTVIVGMTFATGWTPCIGPILGTILIYAGSKASMLEGIKLLAIYSAGLALPFLAASLAINSFLNYSKKLQRYLRFVMTAGGVILILFGILLVTDQLRIIAALVPSLEISSF
- a CDS encoding GAF domain-containing protein, encoding MQFSESDSDEQNRKIKEEISHRVKILNRIYIFIVFAILLLIARFLYSPSGHTETLFAITVMCIAALLIVAALYQTRDITKNALDKIDDHKIQLRNLLKPAQDIRDIDHGEVLLESIVEYAVETIKADAASLLFIEKDRLVFRIVVGSKRAALLGLAIPKSQGIGGWIVEKNSIVSINNVMEDSRFYPDVDKITGYKTNSILCAPVFKDSTTIGVLELINKKHGSFSDEDKKLIAYYADQISIAIGKDFLYKEQQRNKKYIENILDIIEEANDEA
- a CDS encoding MogA/MoaB family molybdenum cofactor biosynthesis protein, with translation MISVAILTLSDKGSRGEREDLSGPAIKETLKSIQAEIKYYDIIPDEKNLIKNKLLEYSDKVDLIITTGGTGLSPRDVTPDATLEVIEKEIPGIPEIMRIEGLKKTRRSMLSRAVAGVKGKTLIINLPGSPKAVKENLAAVLDVIQHAVEKIKGDTSECGGI
- a CDS encoding flippase-like domain-containing protein; its protein translation is MLIIKLAVSSGLLYYVLSNAGTDKVFSIMKTINPSAFLLTILLYVFSIYISTIRWRMLLPEEFRTKKLFSYYLIGSFFNTFLPGLIGGDAVKTYYLYKDINCGSTSLASVFMDRYVGFAAIMLIAIFSYIAGYSYIKGTLIEWLLPVIIISFIIVSLMIFGLRFGKKIKIISDFYNYFDEYKNSRSLILKTLLLSLLIQIISTFSLYVISLGLGQEIPLIYFFIFFPIIITISTLPVSISGLGIREWSFVLLFGLIGIGAETATAMSFAWFLALACGGLAGLIEYLRLKK
- a CDS encoding threonylcarbamoyl-AMP synthase; protein product: MLIKITEDNLEEVLKEAAAVLHKGGIVAYPTETFYGLGAKFDNENALKRLYELKSREDDKPFPLIIGSKKMLSLLTEDVNDKAELLIKKFWPGPLTLVFKAKKELSIYITGKTGKVAVRIPGESIALRFAELSGFPITTTSANLSASKPAGSADEVIEYFKKRIDIVIDGGKTSGRMPSTIVDVSEENIKILRKGTVEESAIGKIFV